The genomic segment CTGTGATGCGTCTCCGTTTATTCGCTACGAGATACGGCTTGTGTATCCACTTAAAACAGTTCCTCGAGTAGTCGCTTCGGTGCCTAGGCTTGGTAGCTGCTTTGTACGGTGAAGAGCCGACGGGTCTAGGCGAGAAATAAACTTTCACGTGTTCAAAGTTCTTTGTTTTGACTGACTACTAATCTCTGCCTCGAATTCATTGAGTGGCAAGAGGGGCGCGAGATCTCTCATAGGAATTTAGGGGGAAACAAATTGAAACTCCATGCACGCTGCCGCTCAGAAATGCAGGCCGCCTGGCCTGCAACTCCAGAGGACGAGATGCGCCTGCCAAactgtgtcttctccgtaTTTTCGTGCTCACCATCTACTCTCTTTTGTGCATAGATAGATAGGAATATATACACAGAAACCTCCATTttcatatgcatacataaacatatactTGTGTATACGTGCATGTGTATCGAAATAGGCGGAcagatacatacacatatatgcatatatataataaTATATACCGGCGTACGGGAATTTCGGGATCAAGACACTTCCATTTCCTTGCCTCGTTTTAGAAAAGAGTGTTTTGATGCCTCTGTtgcgtttgttttttttttcagaatTTGTGACTGTGTGCATGGACAAGCAGCTTCTGCTGTCGCGCGAGCGACTTCTTGCTGCCTTCCAACAGTTCGACAGCGACGGCTCAGGAAAAATCACGAATGAGGAACTCGGCAGAGTACGTTCTGTCTCAGAGAGGGACAGGAACTGAGCAGCTTTTTGTCTCAGAAATTCACTCGTTTCAGTTGCATGAGGCGGCTGTGCAACATAAGAGTGATAAAAGATAATTGTGtgtatacagatacatatattaagtatatgtatgtataggtTTACAGCTTGAACACAAATGTCGACGTTTCTAATATACGCTGGACACGGTTATGCTCAGTGCACTAAATATGGTGGCCATGAAAAGCTGTaatatatgtttatatgcatatttatgtaATTTATGGGGGGATTATTGTAGAGGATGactgcctctgcgtctttctgaGGTTATATCTCTGTGTAGTGTTACATAGTAAACACTTGTGAGTTTGAGATACAGCAGTGGCACAGGGTTTTCCGGTAATTGCAAAGAtggaaagaagggaagtgaGTCAGTCTCTTCGTCCCCTCTGCTGGGCCTTTTCTCAGCAGTGCTACctgccatatatatattatgccatatatatatatatatatatatatatatatactccTGCActgtgtatatgcatgcatccgtATTTGCACTTTTTGATGCCTGTAAATTTGAGGAGTAAATTTCACGTGTCTCGACAATCTGTACTCGTGGACGCTTTGCTGTTTTCTGCCTTTGCAGCTCTTTGGTGTGACGGAAGTCGACGACGAAACGTGGCACCAGGTTCTGCAAGAGTGCGACAAGAACAACGATGGAGAGGTAAGAGTTTTTTCAAGTCCATTTCTTTGCCGTTGAAGTGTCAAAAAGGAGGGAACTCCGTCCCATCATACGTATATCCGTCTCTGGacatatacgtacatacatgcatacatacatgcctatacatatatatatatataggtctTTATGTATGTTTCTGTGCATTTATAAACGAAATGATTTAGGTGTATACTGAAGCTTAGGGTCACACTTAGGTCTGTGGGTTCACCTCAGTCCGTAGTTGGGACATCGGAACTTTAGGTGCACATGTCTTcgtcgtgcatgcagccggtTGCGGAAAAGAAGCTGGACATTTGAGGAGCTGCCGTGTGTTTGGGTGTTAGCGTGGCTGGAATGCATTTTTGTGTGTTCGCAGGTCGACTTTGAGGAGTTTGTGGAAATGATGCAGAAGATCTGCGACGTCAAAGTGAAGCACTGAGTCCGTTCGAAGCGTCTTGTGTGTGTTTTGTACGCGCCACGTAACATGACCGACCCCCTTTGTTCAGTGGCCCCTCCGCCTCTggcgtcttcctccgcctctcgGCGATTCTGATTCTCAGTTTCGTCAGTCATCCATGCTCCCGAGTCCATCCTATGCATGCCCGAACTCTGTGTTTCAGTACATACGTACGTTTCAAGTGTAGTCGCGCAGGTGGGGCCTTGAAGGCTTGGCAGGATTTTGTACGCAGAGACTCCTGTATACGGGTTATGTTCGCGCCCCCTCTTCGAAGAAGCGGTTCAGTCAGCAAACGCGACACACCTGGTGAAATCGGTCCTGTTAACTGTTGCCCTGCTGGTCTCAGCCATTCACCGTTTTGTGGGGTGACGTTAAACGCAGCCGCTGTGTCTCAGGCCTGACTGGCGTACAAAAATGTCGCCAGCTTCGGGTGCAGACTCGACAAAAAACACGGAAAACGCGACGGTTTCTGTAAACAGCAAGACACCAGAGAATTAAACACGTCATCAGTAGCAGTTGCGGAGTCATCACACTCGCAATAGCTCACCCATGCACGTACAAACTTGACTGCTTGCATCTCGTAACTGGAGGCATATTCAGTCCACACGCCCTGCGTCCgtaaggaaaaggaaaggctAACCGCTAGTTACAGACGACAACTGCCGTAGCTGTAGATGAATGCTAATACTAGGTTGTATCTCTTATGACACTGCGTAACATACACATTACCTGCCATTCAAAGTAATTGTTTCTGCATCGGGTACGTTCACACGGGTACAGTTATACATAGAAGTGCGTGGAGATCTTTATCTTGGTGACTGGAAAAACGTGAAACCACGCGCACACGAAAAGGAATTTCACTTGCAGTTCGTGCGGCCCGCTGGAGCCGAAGAAGCTAATGACGTTTCTATCACGACCTCCAGCGCTGAATCTGGACTCGTGTATCTTCGAGCCAGACGCCTGGTCCTTCTTTGTGCCTAAACAACATGTAAACTGGACCACTGGCCtagaaagaggaaacaggctCTCTCAAGCAGAGCAGAATACTGTGAATTTCAAAGGACGTTTCCCGAGTTCGCTCTGCATGAAGAGCTGCCGCTGGTGAAAAATTCAGCGACAACTTTTTCACCAGACTAGCATAAATCTTTGGGCTTGTCCGTGCGCCGCGAGGCACTACTTTCTGGGCAAGAGGGGTAGCAACAGCCTGGGGAGCGTTTTCTTCACTGTGCTTGGAAAGTGTACGGTCGCAACTTAATTTCAAACTTTCCACGACATGGAGGCTTTCGCGAACTTGTCCACTTTTTTGAGTGCTTTTTTCTGGTGTTAAGCCACTAAAAGACATCGCCATTTTAGATCGGTTGGTACAGAGTATCAAACCACTACAGGAATAGTAGATCTATGATCTGCTGGGAGACACTGTAAACCTCTTCCGAGTGATTCAACCGTAGAACCGGTGTACCGTATTCTGAAGGAAATCAAAGGTTCTTGTGTTCATCGAGCCCGGCCCGGTGGGCCAAAACAGCTGTATAGCCCACAACGAACAGCTGTTCTGTTTACTGAAAATCACGAGTCACAGCAAGAGCTTCTCGACCAGAAGCCAAAGCAGAAGAGCCAGAAACGAAGGGTGTCCTCGTCGAATGTTTTGGGTGCTCTGTAGCGTCTTTCGAGCTTTTTAAAGCGATTATAACCTAATTTTTCTAACACCCTGTAGCGGGTTCTCCCACATTTGCTACCTAACACAGTATCTTTCCAGCGCTGAATCCTGCTCTCGCGTCGTAGATTTTTGTAGCATGCCTCTAAACTGCCAGTTTTACCAGTTTTATTTTGCACAGCGAACACTGTGTATAAAGCATGCCGTGAAAAACGATAACGATTTGTTTTGTACATCAAACAATGTGTAGTAGGAATGTCACGAAAGATCGCGCCTTCACATGCCGAAGCAGCAGCAATCGGGCAGAGAACCGTCGACAATTGACACACCGCTACATTAACCGTAGGGACTTGAGAAAAAGGACTCTATCAATGCTGCAGAATACTCATGTATATCGCTACCTCTGCGTTCCCATTTCTTGCACGAAAAAAATTCGCGTACAACAAGGAGTTTTCAGCACGGGAAATTCGTGGCATCATTTATCGACGAGGCTCTAGCCAAGCCACGCAGGGCAAGAGGCACAAGTTTCGGACTGAAGTTCCCACTGAAACAAAAATTTTTGAGCTTCACAACAGGACTCAAGCGACTTCCGAATAGTACGGTTCAACCAGGTTTTAATAAAAGATTGCTTTCGTGCACTTTAATTCTGTACCATATCGATTTAAGGTCCGAGTCTTAAATAGCTGAGCTTTAAGCAGCTGCCAGGGGTCGGAGGTCTTTGCGCACCAGGTGGGTCGGAACTTTTCtcgcgatgcatgcaggtgtGTAAGCTGGCGCGGTACTTGTTCTTCAATTCCAACCGGATAAGGCAGCGACAACTCGCCGGATTCTTCACATTCTTCTCCGTCTACTATGCTCTCTCCCTTGTGTCTGGTCTCGCGAAAACTGCGTATTAGTACCTCCTTGGTTCCGCCGCTTGCCTCGGTCGACTGATAGGCGTGTCGTGATTCTGTCTCGGTTTCGCGTTGTTAAAACCGCTCTTACTCAGCGTGGAAACGTCTTTTGACCCCATAACATTCGCTGAAATTCATGCTGGCACTGTCTTCAGATTGCAGATGGTTCAAGTGGAGCCCCCGTCCGCGGCCTTCAGCAGCTTCCATACGCCCAGACCAAACAGACTGGGGGTTCCGGCGCTTCTTACACTTTTTGCTCTGCATAAAAAACACATCAACAAGTTACTCCTCCCATGTGCAGCTGACCTTTGTGCATTCGCGTCCTTTCAGCAGGCGAACTTGTGATTACCCGCCGTGTTTATCTAGTTTGTCGAGCAATGGCAAAGAACCGAAGTGCGCGACATGGCACTGGACCTGGGGTGTTTGTACAGCAGACACGCGCGTCGGAGAGCTGTTTTGAGGACTCTTCACCCAGGACCAAAAGTTTGtcagaagagcgacgagatCCCGAGTTCAGCGACGgcgtttctcgggaagcgGAAGAGGGTAAGGAAacctctcttgtttctgcgAAAAAAAGTGGTTCGGCTGGATCTCTCACGTGCATTGTTCGAGACCTCGCGAGAGCATACCTGCAACGATACCCGCCCCGCATCCTCATGATGGATGCATTCTGTGCGTGTCTACTCTTAATGGCGGGCCTGCTCGTCCTGTACGCGGTCCTCACTCGATCTACGTTCCCCTTCaacgccttcctctctgcgttcatCTCGTGCGTCGGCACGGCTGTCCTCACGGTCTGCTTCAGAATCCAGGTGAGTCCCACGACAGAAGACATGGCAAGTGACACTTGAATCTGTGCGCGCCTTTCCGCGCCCCTTTCGTTCCAAGTTGCCGCAGCTACACCGAgaccgtgcatgcatgcaaggagCGATTTAGCAGCTCTCGTTTGTGTGTGCCTCAACGTCCTCGAAAAATACATCACCTGCAGAAAAGGGCACCATAAGGAGTCCAACACGCGCAAGAATAGAAACAGCCTCCAGAAAACGGGAACAATGTCGtgcatatttatgtatgGGAGGGCGCAGAAGCAATTTGGCGCGACCAACAGTATCTTCGGGTGCTTCGGGACGTAGTGGAAGTCTTTTGTAGTGCAGCACGAACATGCCACCAAAACGGCATCAACTGCAACTCaagccatatatatatatatatatatatatgggtcCTGAGGTCCCAGTATCTCTGTTTAACCCAACGTATACATATCTCTCAATACCTGCATCGATATGCTAAATCAAAAAAACACGAGTATACATAGGCTGACCGCTGAATACTTAACTCGATTATGCGTTTGTAGATATTTGAgaatatatacgtatacatatatatatctatatatttTAATGCTCCGTGGATGTGAGGAGCTGTGCTGTTTTTCTTATGCATTGTATTGCCTTGCTGTTTCCATTTCTCTCCTGAGATTCTGGATCAATGTAGGTCGTCTGCTgacggaagacgagagacaccgTTGGCTGTTTGCGACTGGAGGCGTTAATGCTTTTGTCGGTTACTGGACTGTGGATTTTCGGTTGCAGATTACCAACAAATCCATATTCAAGCTcacggaggagagagcacTCGCGGATTTCCTCCTTTGCAGCCTTCTTTTGCAAGTTGCCGTTTTCACTTTTATCGGttgagaaagaagcagagctgTGAAAGCATCCGCGTGTACGGCGGCGACCGATATTCTTTGCAACACCTCGTGTGGCCTTTTAGATACTTGCTGGCTTTGTTCCAGGTGATGCGTATGTGCATGTGaatgtgtgtgcatgcaggcacaGAATATGCATCTGTGCCTATCTGTATCAATCTCTGGATCTACGTCCGTCTGTCTATCCCTCTATGCACTATTCTCTATCTGTTTACCTATCGCTTATGTGCACATGAACGCCTCGCTGTCCTCGATTCTGCAAACaaatctctctgtctatccGTATGTAGTCGTTTGCCGACCTATTTAGGCAAAGGCACATACATATACTCTAGCGGTACACGAGCAGTGGGAGTTGACCGTGTGGGGAACTTGCTGACAAAAACGGAAATGCAAAGAATGCGCATTCAAGCGGCGATTTGAAGGGAGTCACGGGATCTGTCGCGTGCGATCGAGAGACCCAGTTGGTGCCTACGAGTTGTAGTTCTCTGTCATTTCGTGAACGCGTGTCTTGAATCGAGGGTGACATACATAGCGCAGCCAAACAGTGGCGTTCTTGGTAAACGGAAGACACCGGTTTTTCGCCTTCACGAGCAGAACCTGCCGAACAGACGCGATTCTTTGGTTTTTCAAGGCATTCCGATTTGACGCGGTCCCCCAATCGCTACGACGATTAAGGAACTCCGGAACCACGTGTTTAGGATATCAACAGGACGGGAGTTATGGTCTGCATTTCGCTTTTCACGTACACACACATCTATATGGGGGCATACAGAATCGAAGGTAGATAAATTCGCCCAGCTCTCGAAAGTTTGGAACTCTGAGGCAATGCATTTGAGTGATTCGCGGAGGGTCGGTGGCACCCCAAAGGAAGGCCATCACCGATAAGGGTGACAGGCGACTGGCGATAGACCCCCAATAAAACAGACTGTTTTCAGACAGAAGCGCGCAAGAATCGTGGTAAAAAACGAGAGACCTTACGCAGAGGCTGCCAGCGTTTGTGGCTGAACAGAACTGCTGAAgcttgctgcatgcactttaTGCCAGGCGAAATAATTCTTTGCCTTCCAATGTCTATCCCCTCCACACTCTACCGAACAATCATTTTGACAAAGATGAGACAACATCTCAGCCTTCGGAGACGCGGAACGCTCACACTGCATTTCGTGACTGCCGGTCTACCCTTTGTATTTCTCAAGTTCCAGAGATACAGTAGTTAATACACGACGCGAACTACCAGTGCTTCGACCAATAAAAGTCGTCAACTCCGTTAGTCACAGTCGCCAAACAATTATATGAGAGCTTCAAAATTGCAACCTAACTCCTTTTTCCGTGCGTATATCTTTGAATGCACCGTCTAACTTCCTGCCTTTCTCAGGAACACGAAGTCAGCTGTTGTCAAGCTCCCTTGGATTCACCGATCTGCTCCGGCATGGTATGTTCACTGTAGGAAGACGACGTGATCATAGTGGATGGAAATGCCGCCTTCGTTGAGGGGCGTTCGGACAGACGGCTaagagggaaggaaatgAAAAGTTCGTCGACTGACCTGCGATCGAGGCCGTCTTTCGGCGTTCTTCATTTTGCTGCTTTTCTCTAAGAATTAATCGAGACACGGTCAAACTGAAAACGCCGTCATATGGGGGGAGAAAGCAAAGGACACTGATGGCAGTCCTATATATCTATTCGGGTGAGTTCGGGCGTTTGTTGCAGTGGTGTTTCTTGGAACGAAGGGTTGTTTCTGTAAATGAACGCCAGCGTGGTAAATGTTCGTCTCACCTTGATATCTGAAAGACACTGCGGCTCCGGTGATATCTTTCAATGACAGTTGATATCGGTTCGGCAATGCACGTGTGTCAACTCACTTTTTTTTTGAGATACTTGATAACCTGCTCCACGATTTCTTGCAccatctcctcttcctcctctgtcagCGACACGTTGGTGTCCGTCCGCCGGGACTGACCGGCGAATGGGGcctgaagaaacacagagataTTCAGAACGAAGTCAAATGCAGACTTTCCTAGCGAGAACACGAGTTCACATCAGACTGTGAGGATGCCTTTGCGGTCACGTGGGTCCACTTTAGAGTCCTATCGCCACGACGACATTCGGTAATTTTATGATCGAAGGATCTGTCCTTGCTTTTTCCATGAGCCTTGAACATCACCACAAGGAGTGAGCTCCTACGTACATCGTACAGCTGATTTCCTCCCTTGGCACGGGGCAGGATTGCTTGAGCTGAAGCAGGATCAGTGGAAGATCGGCGGAACGAACGGATGAACTTCATGACATTCTCTGGGTTTGCGGGGTTGTCCTGGATggcgtctcccttctgtctGCACGTGCCATCTCCGCTTTCGGGCATAACAGCCTCTCCGTGGAGGTCTTGCAGTTTCTTTGACAACTGCCGAGCAGCTTCAAGCATCACAGCGTCCTCTCGGATGAAACTCGTCTGTCGCTCCAGGTTTCCATTTGAGTGTTCGCAGCAGACAAAGTTGCGCCCAACACCTCCTGGTCGTCCACTGTATTGTCTGCTTGCCTGGCGACTGACTCGCCAACTGGGTTGCCGGCTTCCGTCGTACGCGTTCCGTTCAGTCCCGCAAGGACTGGGCTGCCGGCTAACTCTCTCCGGAGCCTGATAGGGCGTGTGGTCCACTCCTCTATTGTGTTGCCTGCTAGCCTTCTGACTAGGCGGGTAAGTGTAGAAACCATTGTCTTGTTCAACCATTTGACGACTTGCCTGGCGACTAGTCTGGTGAGTAGGCTGCGGGCTTGGTTGCCTTGAGTATGATTTGGTGGGTCCCGCATGTCTGTGTGGATTGTCGTGTCCAGAACGTGGAGGAGAGACTTCCTTCTGTTCCGTTCCGTAAGCTTGCCTGTCACTACTCGTTCTCTGGAGAGCACCAGGAATGTGGCGGTCGCCCCTCTGGAAGCTTCTTTGCGGCTTGAGTCCGCCCTGGTAGGAAGGCAGCAAGAAATTCTTTTTTGCTGTCGGAGAGTTTTGAGCCCCTCGCTGAGGCACAGCTCTCGTTCTCCCGTCGCCTGTCGCTCTGCAGTCGCCAGGCGAGCCCCCGTTCGCCTCGGGGCAACCGACAATTTGTTGTGAGGGTGTcctgcttcgtcctctgctgACGTCGCGAGCGTAATCGGGGTGTCTGCTGACGGGACTTGTTGGTTGCTGACTTGTCACCCTCGACACCTGGTAGCTTCGTTGTTTGCTCGATACCACCTGTTGCTGACAGCTCGATTGCCGGTTAGACAAGGCTGCCGTCCACTGGTGGGGCTGCATGCTTGGCTCGCGGCTTTTCGGTGACAGTCCAAACTGGTAGCACTCTTGTCTGTTGTTAGGCATCTCAGGACGGTAGGAAGTAGACTGTTTCACCGGTTGCATATTCGACTGGCTGCTCGGTTGCCTGCTGGGCTGTCGTCTCGACAATCCTTTTTCACGAGGATAGGGTGACTGGGAGCTAGATTGTCTCTCGGAACGCACACTCGGCTGCACGCTCAACGGTCTGCTGGACATGACGTCCTCGTCCCCGTTGGATGCCTGCCAGCTGGGTGTAAGTTCGGGCTGCCCACTAGgttgtcttctcgcttgcCTATTGCGCTGTCTACATTCTTCTTGCTGAAGCGAGATTGGTCTCCCGCTAACCTGTCTGCTCGCTGCCGTGTCGGGTCGACCGCTATTCTGTCCGGATGGTCGAATTTCCGCTGGCTGACTTGTCAGTCTACTCGGCACCTTTGACGGCTGACTGCATTCGCGGCTAGGCTCCCGACTCGAGCGCTCCCGGCCTGCAAGATTGCTTTGAAGTCTGCTTCGGTTCGGTGACGGCTGGTAATTCTCCATTCCACGTGGAGGCATCTGCGAGTGATATTGGCTCGACTGATAACTCGATGAGGGCATTTGTTGTCCGCTAGGCTGTCTGCGGTTTGAGGAGGGAGCGTGCTGCAGATAACTCGAATTTGCCGCTGCTGACTGATGGATGGGCTGTCTGCTTCCCAGAGCAGACGACATTCCTCTGCTGGGATCCAGCGTTGGTATGCGGCTTCCTTGCCTACTCAGGGTAGAGGAGCCTGGCTGCCTGCTGGCTTCCCTGCTTGGGATGCCCTGTACACCACCACTGTATGCCACACTGATAGCAGGGCTTCCGGAGATGGCACGCGTTTTTTCGACATCCTGTCGGCTTGGAAGCCTACTAAGTTGTTTTTCTGGAAGGAGCATCGTGGTTGGAACAATGCTCGGCGCGACAGCAGGTCCACGACTCGAGGGCAGCTTCTGGGACTCTCCGAGGCTTGGGGTTTTCGACGGTGGGTCTTCCCAGTCGATGTCCGGCAGAAGGCCTTCCAGGCTGCTAGAGTCTTTGCTCTGAGTTCTGTCGTGTCCGTATGAACTTCCCCTGCTCCTGCCATCTGAAATATTGCCATTTTGGATGCAGCCGCGGGAAAAGGAACCATCTGAAGAAGTCCACCACCGATCGTTGTCACCAGAGATCATGCCGCTTTCACCCCTCTGGCCTCCCCCAAAGCTCCGATGGTATGGCGGTTGGTCCTCATCTCTCCGACTTCCCATTTCCAAGACCCTAGAGGAATGCGTTAACCGATTCTGGCTGAGCCCCTGCGGATTATGAGGCCCGTCGTACTCTGTGTGTTCACGTGACCTGGTGCATTTAGACTGTGACGAAGGTTGCCTAATTGTGTTGCTTACAATTGTACTGCTGTACTGGGCAGGCTGGTCACTACCTTGGCGGCTTCCTTGCTGACTGAAGGGTAGCCAAGAGTTGGACGGCTGATGACTCTCTGGAAGTCGACGGTCATCGTGGGGTATGTAGCCAGTGAGACTGCCGTCACCCCTGCTTATTCGAGAAGACTCAGCGCCCCTGTCGATTGGCTCGGCAGGGTCGGCAGAGAAACTCCGCTGATGGCTCAGACGACGCGCTTGCAAATCTCCAGATACGCATGCACCTTCAGGCGATCCGCAGCTTGAGGATCGCAAGTGACTGGGAGTCCTGTCGCTTAGTTGGCGGCTGCTGTTGTGCCACACGTGCTCTGCCACGCTGTCACTTGCCTGCGCCCTAATTTGCCGCGACCTCTGGCTCCCTTGTCGACTGTGCAGGCCCTGTTCTTTCTGACTCCCGTATCGAGACGGCCGCTCTTGGCGGCTGCTCGTGTGTTGATTCGACTGCTGCCactttgtgtctctgctggaCTGACGACTCGAGAGTAACCTACTCTGTGGCCGAGAAAGTTGACTATTTTGGTGCAAGTCTGGGCAGTCGGCTGCAACATACCCATTCGTCGAACGAAGCTGATGGCTCGGTTGCCGTTGCGCCTGCTCTCTAGCCGTATAATCAAAGGCACTGCCAAACCGGTGAGACGACTGGTAACCTGCCTGCTGACTGGCATGGTGGCTGGGAACGACATAGGAAACACCGCCTGTGTGGTGTGAGGGAAAACCGCCTGCACGCCGTGCCTTGCATCCTGGACTACAGCATGCGAAACTCCGCTGCGGAGACGCCTGGAGTTTGGAACCAAGATCCCGCTCACCCCTGCAGAGCGCCGAATGCCCTTCCACGCACACCCCATTATTCGCACAACTACGATGGCAGCTACGGTGGCGACTGGACTCGCGGCTGCCTCGCCGACTAGCAATGTAGTCCACCTCCGTATTCGGCTCGTACTGCCTATAGCCGCTGAGCTGGCGGGAGGCTTGTCTGCTTGACACATATTCCTCGAGGGGCTCGGTGCTCGTTATCGGTTGGTACGATGGCTGCCTGCTAGGCTGCCGACTCGGCTGGCGACTCGGCTGGCGACTCGGCTGGCGGCTGGGCTGCCGACTCGGCTGGCGACTGCCTTGCCAACTAGCAATGTAGTCCACCTCCGTGTTCGGCTCGTACTGCCTATAGCCGCTGAGCTGGCGGGAGGCTTGTCTGCTTGACACATATTCCTCGAGGGGCTCGGTGCTCGTTATCGGTTGGTACGATGGCTGCCTGCTAGGCTGGCGACTGGGCTGGCGGCTGGGCTGGCGACTGGGCTGGTGGCTGGGCTGGCGGCTGGGCTGCCGACTCGGCTGGCGACTGCCTTGCCAACTAGCAATGTAGTCCCCCTCCGTATTCGGCTCGTACTGCCTGTAGCCGCTGAGCTGGCGGGAGGCTTGTCTGCTTGACACATATTCCTCGAGGGGCTCGGTGCTCGTTATCGGTTGGTACGACGGCTGCCTGCTGGGCTGGCGGCTGGGCTGGCGACTCGGCTGGCGGCTGGGCTGCCGACTCGGCTGGCGACTGCCTTGCCAACTAGCAATGTAGTCCACCTCCGTATTCGGCTCGTACTGCCTATAGCCGCTGAGCTGGCGGGAGGCTTGTCTGCTTGACACATATTCCTCGAGGGGCTCGGTGCTCGTTATCGGTTGGTACGAAGGCTGCCTGCTAGGCTGGCGACTGGGCTGGCGGCTGGGCTGCCGACTCGGCTGGCGACTGCCTTGCCAACTAGCAATGTAGTCCACCTCCGTGTTAGGCTCGTACTGCCTGTAGCCGCTGAGCTGGCGGGAGGCTTGTCTGCTTGACACATATTCCTCGAGGGGCTCGGTGCTCGTTATCGGTTGGTACGATGGCTGCCTGCTGGGCTGGCGACTGGGCTGGCGACTCGGCTGGCGGCTGGGCTGCCGACTCGGCTGGCGACTGCCTTGCCGACTAGCAATGTAGTCCACCTCCGTATTCGGCTCGTACTGCCTATAGCCGCTGAGCTGGCGGGAGGCTTGTCTGCTTGACACATATTCCTCGAGGGGCTCGGTGCTCGTTATCGGTTGGTACGACGGCTGCCTGCTGGGCTGGCGACTGGGCTGGCGGCTGGGCTGGCGACTGGGCTGGCGACTGCCTTGCCAACTAGCAATGTAGTCCACCTCCGTATTCGGCTCGTACTGCCTGTAGCCGCTGAGCTGGCGGGAGGCTTGTCTGCTTGACACATATTCCTCGAGGGGCTCGGTGCTCGTTATCGGTTGGTACGACGGCTGCCTGCTGGGCTGGCGACTGGGCTGGCGGCTGGGCTGCCGACTCGGCTGGCGACTGCCTTGCCAACTAGCAATGTAGTCCACCTCCGTATTCGGCTCGTACTGCCTGTAGCCGCTGAGCTGGCGGGTGGCTTGTCTGCTTGACACATATTCCTCGAGGGGCTCGGTGCTCGTTATCGGTTGGTACGAAGGCTGCCTGCTAGGCTGGCGACTGGGCTGGCGACTGGGCTGGCGGCTGGGCTGGCGACTGGGCTGGCGGCTGGGCTGGCGGCTGGGCTGGCGACTCGGCTGGCGGCTAGGCTGCCGACTCGGCTGGCGACTGCCTTGCCAACTAGCAATGTAGTCCACCTCCGTATTCGGCTCGTACTGCCTGTAGCCGCTGAGCTGGCGGGAGGCTTGTCTGCTTGACACATCTTCCTCGAGGGGCTCGGTGCTCGTTATCGGTTGGTGCGATGGCTGCCTGCTGGGCTGGCGACTCGGCTGGCGGCTGGGCTGGCGACTCGGCTGGCGGCTAGGCTGCCGACTCGGCTGGCGACTGCCTTGCCAACTAGCAATGTAGTCCACCTCCGTGTTCGGCTCGTACTGCCTATAGCCGCTGAGCTGGCGGGAGGCTTGTCTGCTTGACACATATTCCTCGAGGGGCTCGGTGCTCGTTATCGGTTGGTACGATGGCTGCCTGCTGGGCTGGCGACTGGGCTGGCGGCTGGGCTGGCGACTCGGCTGGCGGCTGGGCTG from the Toxoplasma gondii ME49 chromosome IX, whole genome shotgun sequence genome contains:
- a CDS encoding DAD family protein (encoded by transcript TGME49_305870~Predicted trans-membrane domain (TMHMM2.0):92-115:124-147:159-179), yielding MAKNRSARHGTGPGVFVQQTRASESCFEDSSPRTKSLSEERRDPEFSDGVSREAEEGKETSLVSAKKSGSAGSLTCIVRDLARAYLQRYPPRILMMDAFCACLLLMAGLLVLYAVLTRSTFPFNAFLSAFISCVGTAVLTVCFRIQITNKSIFKLTEERALADFLLCSLLLQVAVFTFIG